The following proteins are co-located in the Silene latifolia isolate original U9 population chromosome 1, ASM4854445v1, whole genome shotgun sequence genome:
- the LOC141648721 gene encoding uncharacterized protein LOC141648721, producing the protein MEAWNLDYEECIRLVHNEWLDPVSGSVTVKMIRKLSRARNCMRLWSISKRKEWNRKWSDFYDTLVKGLHEIETKGVTRTFTTAYASQVEYAKVSAKYWKQRAKIKWNTEGDTWSKYFFNWVKGRAGRNYIAGIKMDNGEWNFDSQDIKGLFLQFYSRLFKEGANQITFDEYLPIVKNLFSINKGFLSPDDRDALSIRFTPKKVRTAVFQLGPLKSPGPDGIPAIFFHKFWHFIKHDVVGTVLAILNGNSSLEFLNKTFLVLIPKSSAPETVDNFRPISLCNVIMKVITRCITNRLKKFMEKLLGDFQNAFVSGRNIGDNILITNEILQKKSSSRNGRMGRMAFKADMSKAYDRLDWNFIRGNSKSCVSLDKFIKDYCHASGQVINDKKSSMTLSSCSNLSFAQKCLKTFNIPCGTNLGSYLGIPTDVGLSGGNKSKREIFEFIIDKFRKRLSSWNCILLSLVGRLALISSVLSSLSVYFLSVFKILVSVTKRLDAILSHFWWAGHKKSPSISWCSMLFLSQPKGNGGLGIRRMKEFNQALLANIG; encoded by the exons ATGGAGGCTTGGAACCTGGATTATGAGGAATGTATTCGCTTGGTACATAACGAATGGCTTGACCCTGTCTCAGGCTCTGTTACCGTCAAAATGATACGTAAGTTATCAAGAGCTAGGAATTGTATGCGTCTTTGGTCTATTTCCAAGAGGAAAGAATGGAATCGGAAATGGAGTGATTTTTATGATACTTTGGTAAAAGGGCTACATGAAATTGAGACAAAGGGAGTGACTCGAACTTTCACTACTGCTTATGCTAGTCAAGTGGAGTATGCTAAGGTCTCGGCTAAATATTGGAAACAGAGGGCCAAGATTAAATGGAACACAGAGGGAGATACATGGTCCAAGTACTTCTTTAATTGGGTTAAGGGAAGGGCAGGCAGGAATTACATTGCCGGGATTAAAATGGATAATGGGGAGTGGAATTTTGACAGTCAGGACATTAAGGGATTATTTCTCCAATTCTACTCTAGACTCTTTAAGGAAGGAGCGAATCAGATTACTTTCGATGAGTACCTCCCTATTGTGAAAAATTTGTTCAGTATTAATAAAGGGTTCCTTTCTCCAGATGACAGAGATGCACTTAGCATTCGTTTTACTCCTAAGAAGGTTCGCACGGCTGTGTTTCAACTTGGTCCGTTAAAATCTCCGGGACCTGATGGTATTCCTGCTATTTTCTTCCATAAATTTTGGCACTTTATTAAGCATGATGTTGTTGGGACTGTCTTGGCTATCCTCAATGGTAATAGTTCACTAGAATTCCTGAATAAGACTTTCTTAGTTCTTATTCCTAAATCTAGTGCCCCTGAAACGGTTGATAACTTCCGACCAATTAGTCTATGCAATGTTATAATGAAAGTCATTACTAGATGTATCACTAATCGATTGAAAAAGTTCATGGAAAAattattgggtgactttcaaaatgcaTTTGTTTCTGGGAGGAATATTggtgataatattttaattacaaatgaaaTATTACAAAAAAAATCTTCATCTAGAAATGGTAGGATGGGTAGGATGGCCTTTAAAGCTGACATGAGCAAAGCCTATGATCGGTTGGACTGGAACTTTATCAGAG GTAATTCTAAGAGTTGTGTAAGCCTGGACAAATTTATTAAGGACTATTGTCATGCCTCCGGCCAAGTTATTAATGATAAAAAGTCCTCTATGACGTTAAGCTCGTGCTCTAATCTATCATTTGCTCAAAAATGTTTGAAAACCTTCAACATACCGTGTGGCACTAATTTGGGCTCTTACTTGGGTATTCCTACTGATGTGGGACTCTCGGGTGGTAATAAAAGTAAAAGGGAAATTTTTGAGTTTATCATAGATAAGTTTAGGAAGCGATTATCTTCATGGAATTGCATTCTTCTATCGTTAGTGGGTAGATTGGCGTTGATTTCTTCTGTCTTGTCCTCCCTCTCTGTttactttctatcggtatttAAAATACTGGTAAGTGTGACAAAAAGATTAGATGCTAttttgtcacatttttggtgggcgggtCATAAGAAATCTCCTTCTATTAGCTGGTGTAGTATGCTTTTCCTAAGCCAACCCAAAGGGAATGGTGGTCTGGGTATTAGACGTATGAAGGAGTTCAATCAAGCACTTCTAGCAAATATTGGATGA
- the LOC141648726 gene encoding uncharacterized protein LOC141648726, which yields MTTRPDSILSNSIGAKYGLKWCVGDLLFNDGKSNSSWGWKGIIWGLQLIKPLLAWNISPFSDLGVWNTKWVHGTVPKPRCVKLLIDSPSLCNLRIKYLIYNSNSWDHRLVSMSFDEISVNDILTIPIRCSEGSDNFYWSASSSGNYSVKIGCHIALQNSWNTSVTPKDRSRVSAACMSVFQKILWNLPETESPDHLFRDCSFANRVWAGSLLGVRAHSGDNLSLRSWVCNWLSVLFKANNKHEACLSFLCTFWTIWVVKCRKIFDNTKCSPIGAILLYQDSLNLALSVEDGKPGSIAFQTPMEEDLTKLRNGVPFPLIQSFVRCSRSHIYVDAAWSKEFAARFGRCILFYNDVVSELCIKGSAENAEQAEALTIREALKWALTRNILHINIFSDCLQVLAQVIRFSKLKHWTRNTIDDITNLAANFHCIYFAYVPRICNKAAHRIAKRAIKM from the exons ATGACCACTCGCCCAGATTCTATTCTCAGTAATTCTATTGGTGCTAAATATGGCTTAAAGTGGTGTGTTGGTGATCTGCTTTTTAATGATGGTAAGAGTAATTCTTCGTGGGGATGGAAAGGTATTATTTGGGGCCTTCAACTCATCAAACCTCTTTTAGCGTGGAACATCTCTCCTTTTTCGGATCTTGGTGTTTGGAATACTAAATGGGTTCATGGAACGGTGCCGAAACCACGATGTGTAAAGCTTCTTATTGATTCACCCAGCTTGTGTAATTTGAGAATCAAATATCTTATTTATAACAGTAACAGTTGGGACCATAGACTCGTGTCTATGTCTTTTGATGAAATTTCTGTGAATGACATTCTTACTATTCCGATTCGATGCTCTGAAGGCAGCGACAACTTCTATTGGTCGGCTTCATCGTCCGGGAATTACTCAGTTAAGATTGGCTGTCACATTGCTCTACAAAATTCCTGGAATACTTCAGTTACCCCGAAGGACCGTTCAAGAGTTTCTGCTGCGTGTATGAGTGTTTTTCAGAAAATCCTATGGAACCTACCAG AAACGGAATCACCTGACCACCTGTTCCGGGACTGTTCATTTGCTAATAGAGTTTGGGCTGGAAGTCTCCTAGGGGTTAGGGCACATTCAGGGGATAATTTGAGTCTACGGTCTTGGGTTTGCAATTGGCTCTCTGTTCTCTTTAAGGCTAATAATAAGCATGAGGCTTGCCTCTCCTTTTTGTGTACATTTTGGACTATTTGGGTGGTAAAGTGTAGAAAGATTTTTGATAATACCAAGTGCTCCCCTATCGGTGCTATCTTATTATATCAAGATTCCCTTAACTTAGCTCTTTCTGTTGAAGATGGGAAACCGGGGTCCATAGCTTTCCAAACACCTATGGAGGAGGACTTGACTAAACTTAGGAATGGAGTACCCTTTCCTTTGATTCAGAGTTTTGTGAGATGCTCTCGGTCTCATATTTATGTGGATGCGGCGTGGTCTAAGGAGTTTGCTGCTAGGTTTGGTAGGTGTATCCTTTTTTATAATGATGTTGTTTCTGAATTATGTATCAAAGGAAGTGCTGAGAATGCTGAACAAGCGGAAGCTTTAACAATTAGGGAAGCCTTAAAGTGGGCGCTCACTCGCAACATCCTTCATATTAACATTTTCTCTGATTGTCTACAGGTTCTTGCTCAAGTCATACGGTTCTCTAAACTCAAACATTGGACTAGGAATACTATTGACGATATAACCAATCTAGCGGCAAACTTTCATTGTATTTATTTTGCTTATGTTCCTAGAATTTGTAATAAAGCCGCTCATAGGATAGCTAAGCGTGCTATTAAAATGTAG
- the LOC141592628 gene encoding protein ANTAGONIST OF LIKE HETEROCHROMATIN PROTEIN 1-like: MSQNSDTINFDLDKFLEEELFDEKHEEMGRYILEQYNNPSRNIVPRDRVGGAERLYNDYFSTTPVYPDHIFRRRFRMRKELFCRIVDALVNHTTYFQQRVDAAKVKGLSPLQKCIAAIRILAYGTPADAIDEYIKIGETTTIECFFKFCTAIIEVFGEQYMRKPNANDVQRLLKMHEECHGFPGMLGSLDCMHWAWKNCPTGWKGQYTRGDHGYPTVMLEAVASVDLWIWHTYFGVAGSNNDLNVLSRSNLFQDKLQGIAPEVRFTVNGIEYKTGYYLVDGIYPEWAAFVKSFPHPRDPKRLLFKERQESARKDVERAFGVLQSRFAIVCGPARSWHKKRLHNIMDTCIILHNMIVEDERHTYSRNFSQDNFSSDAVNDVQQGHNIDFETYLARDATIRDRLMHHQLKADLMEHIWTHFGNQN; the protein is encoded by the coding sequence ATGTCTCAAAATTCCGATACAATCAATTTTGATTTGGATAAATTTTTGGAGGAAGAATTATTTGATGAAAAACATGAAGAAATGGGGCGTTATATACTCGAACAATATAATAATCCATCACGAAACATTGTGCCTCGTGATCGAGTAGGTGGGGCTGAACGTCTATACAATGATTACTTCTCAACTACGCCAGTTTATCCGGATCATATTTTTCGAAGGAGATTTCGAATGAGAAAGGAGCTCTTTTGTCGGATCGTAGATGCCCTTGTAAACCACACTACATACTTTCAACAAAGAGTTGACGCAGCAAAAGTAAAAGGTTTGTCCCCTCTTCAAAAATGTATTGCTGCTATACGTATATTAGCTTATGGTACCCCAGCTGATGCTATTGACGAGTATATTAAAATTGGCGAAACCACGACTATAGAGTGTTTTTTTAAATTCTGTACTGCTATTATTGAAGTGTTTGGAGAACAGTACATGAGAAAACCAAATGCTAATGATGTCCAACGATTGCTTAAAATGCACGAGGAATGTCATGGATTTCCCGGTATGCTTGGTAGTCTAGATTGTATGCATTGGGCATGGAAAAATTGTCCAACAGGGTGGAAAGGACAGTATACGAGAGGTGATCATGGATATCCGACAGTCATGCTTGAAGCAGTTGCCTCTGTGGATCTATGGATATGGCATACATACTTTGGTGTAGCTGGGTCAAACAATGACCTCAATGTGCTTAGTAGATCGAATTTATTTCAAGATAAATTACAAGGTATAGCTCCAGAAGTTCGATTCACGGTAAATGGCATTGAATATAAGACAGGGTATTATCTCGTTGATGGTATATACCCTGAGTGGGCTGCTTTTGTTAAGAGCTTTCCACACCCCCGAGACCCAAAAAGACTTTTATTTAAAGAAAGACAAGAGAGTGCAAGAAAAGACGTGGAACGAGCTTTTGGAGTACTACAATCTCGTTTTGCTATAGTTTGTGGCCCAGCGCGTTCTTGGCATAAGAAGAGGCTCCATAATATCATGGATACTTGCATTATACTTCACAATATGATCGTCGAAGATGAGCGTCACACATATAGCAGAAACTTTTCTCAAGACAACTTTTCTTCAGATGCTGTCAATGATGTTCAACAAGGGCATAACATAGATTTTGAAACATATCTTGCGAGGGATGCGACAATCCGAGATAGGCTAATGCATCATCAATTGAAGGCCGACCTCATGGAGCACATTTGGACACATTTTGGAAACCAAAACTAA